The Peribacillus sp. FSL P2-0133 genome has a segment encoding these proteins:
- a CDS encoding citrate:proton symporter: MLSILGFAMICTFLFLIMSKRISPFIGLTIVPIIFGLIGGFGPELGTLIMEGIQNVAPTAILLLFAILYFGVMVDTGLFDPLTSKIIQLAKGDPLKIIVGTAVLAGIIGFDGDGSTTMMIVVTAFLPLYKKMGISPIILASITIMQIGITTLVPWGGPAGRVASVLNLNPTELYLQMLPGMLVSLLYVIAVAYFIGLKERARYKKINTESLSLPEARIIDAAIESATIENISPKNTNIKRPKLIWINFLVSIVIMIAIVLEWLPAAVLFIIGTALGLLINYPVLNDQRDRVAAHAPNAIAVVTMVFAAGIFSGIFKGTPISESMAQSIVSIIPTDLGPYMALITAVVSAPAIFLIGPDGFYFGILPVLAETASTYGIDTLSIGTAALYGTPFGIMGPLVASVYLLIHITGISLGDLHKYAAKWSLGIFLIYIIVGVILGTISF, translated from the coding sequence ATGTTATCTATTTTAGGATTTGCAATGATTTGTACCTTCTTATTTTTGATTATGTCAAAACGTATATCTCCGTTTATTGGCCTAACAATTGTACCTATCATTTTTGGTTTAATCGGAGGATTTGGGCCAGAATTAGGAACATTGATAATGGAAGGTATTCAAAATGTTGCGCCTACCGCTATTCTTTTGTTATTTGCCATTTTGTATTTTGGAGTCATGGTAGATACAGGGTTATTTGATCCCTTAACCTCAAAGATTATACAGTTAGCTAAAGGAGATCCACTAAAGATTATCGTAGGAACTGCTGTGTTAGCGGGAATAATAGGATTTGATGGTGATGGATCCACGACGATGATGATTGTTGTAACAGCTTTCCTTCCTCTATATAAAAAAATGGGGATCAGTCCTATCATATTGGCCTCCATTACAATCATGCAAATTGGTATCACAACACTTGTTCCTTGGGGAGGACCTGCTGGCCGCGTAGCGAGTGTGTTAAATCTTAATCCAACGGAATTATATCTTCAAATGTTGCCAGGAATGCTTGTAAGTTTGCTGTATGTTATTGCCGTTGCTTATTTTATCGGTTTGAAAGAACGAGCTAGATACAAAAAGATAAATACAGAATCTTTATCATTGCCTGAAGCCAGAATAATAGATGCTGCAATTGAAAGCGCTACAATAGAAAATATCTCACCAAAAAACACAAACATTAAGCGTCCTAAATTAATTTGGATCAATTTCCTTGTATCAATCGTTATTATGATAGCCATTGTACTAGAATGGTTACCTGCTGCCGTACTCTTTATCATTGGAACCGCTCTAGGACTGCTCATTAATTATCCAGTCTTAAATGATCAACGAGATCGAGTCGCTGCTCATGCACCCAATGCAATAGCAGTGGTTACCATGGTTTTTGCTGCTGGGATTTTCTCAGGGATTTTCAAAGGTACTCCAATCTCTGAATCTATGGCACAATCGATTGTTTCCATTATCCCTACAGACCTTGGTCCATATATGGCGTTAATTACTGCGGTAGTTAGTGCACCTGCCATCTTCTTGATTGGTCCTGATGGATTTTACTTTGGGATTCTGCCAGTCCTGGCTGAAACTGCTTCTACTTACGGCATTGATACTTTATCAATTGGAACAGCTGCATTATACGGAACTCCTTTTGGTATTATGGGTCCACTCGTAGCATCTGTTTATTTATTGATTCACATAACTGGAATCAGCCTAGGTGACCTTCATAAATATGCAGCAAAATGGTCTTTAGGGATTTTTCTAATTTATATCATTGTAGGAGTGATATTAGGGACAATCTCTTTCTAA
- a CDS encoding DUF1450 domain-containing protein: MKINVKFCPCNFEDELETIKGKLIECSDVEVIEDKCLLYCGQCLIDPFALINGENIVADDPDELYKKINQYMANIKLGETV; the protein is encoded by the coding sequence ATGAAAATAAACGTAAAGTTCTGTCCATGTAATTTCGAAGACGAGTTGGAAACAATAAAAGGAAAATTAATTGAGTGCAGCGATGTGGAGGTTATTGAGGATAAGTGCTTGTTATATTGTGGTCAATGTTTGATTGACCCATTTGCACTTATAAATGGTGAAAATATTGTTGCGGACGATCCTGATGAACTTTATAAAAAAATTAATCAATATATGGCTAACATTAAACTGGGGGAAACCGTGTAA
- a CDS encoding CoA transferase, with the protein MRKPLEGIKVLELGNFVAAPFAGKIFGEFGAEVIKVEDPNKGDSLRNWRVMHNGTSLWWYVHARNKKSITLNLREEDGQEMVRELAKDADVIIENFRPGTLEKWGIGYEDIKKINPSIIMTRISGYGQTGPYRNKVGFGSVAESMGGLRYLTGFPDRPPVRVGLAVGDSIAGLYAVNGTLMALRARDNDPLKRGQYVDVALTEAVFSLLEGVLPEYDLKGIIKERTGATLEGIAPSNTYICADGKYIVIAANSDSIFKRFAHAIGRPEFAENPTYLTNNGRAENAEYLDQVIEEWTRKHSQKEVQKILDEAGVPVGPIYNIEDIVRDEHYQARDMLHTVTLPDGEQVLVPGIVPKLSETPGSIEWIGPELGQHNDEVLGGKKLNQQK; encoded by the coding sequence ATGAGAAAACCTTTAGAGGGCATTAAAGTTTTAGAATTAGGTAACTTTGTAGCAGCTCCATTTGCTGGGAAGATTTTTGGTGAATTTGGTGCTGAAGTGATCAAGGTTGAGGACCCTAATAAAGGGGATTCTTTACGAAATTGGCGAGTGATGCATAACGGAACGTCCCTGTGGTGGTACGTGCATGCAAGAAATAAAAAATCTATAACTCTTAACCTTCGTGAAGAAGACGGGCAGGAGATGGTTCGGGAGTTAGCAAAAGATGCGGATGTAATTATTGAAAATTTCCGTCCAGGGACGTTGGAAAAATGGGGAATTGGCTATGAAGATATTAAGAAAATAAATCCAAGTATCATTATGACAAGGATTTCTGGTTATGGTCAAACAGGACCTTACCGAAATAAAGTAGGGTTTGGCAGCGTTGCCGAATCAATGGGTGGTCTCCGATACCTGACAGGATTTCCTGATCGCCCCCCAGTTCGAGTTGGTTTAGCAGTTGGAGATTCCATAGCAGGTTTATATGCAGTGAATGGTACGTTAATGGCATTAAGAGCGAGGGATAACGATCCATTAAAAAGAGGACAATATGTGGATGTTGCTCTAACTGAAGCGGTATTTTCTTTGCTGGAAGGCGTTCTGCCAGAATACGATTTAAAAGGAATAATAAAAGAAAGAACAGGTGCTACCTTGGAAGGAATCGCTCCTTCAAATACCTATATATGTGCAGATGGAAAATATATCGTCATTGCGGCAAATAGCGATAGTATTTTCAAAAGATTTGCGCATGCGATAGGACGACCAGAATTTGCGGAAAATCCGACTTATTTAACCAATAATGGCAGAGCTGAAAATGCGGAATATCTAGATCAAGTAATTGAAGAGTGGACTAGGAAACACTCACAAAAAGAGGTGCAAAAAATATTAGATGAGGCTGGTGTGCCGGTTGGGCCTATTTATAATATTGAAGATATTGTAAGGGATGAACACTATCAAGCACGTGATATGCTTCATACGGTCACTTTGCCGGATGGTGAACAGGTACTAGTTCCAGGAATTGTACCAAAACTATCTGAAACGCCAGGCAGCATTGAATGGATTGGTCCCGAACTAGGACAACATAACGACGAAGTCCTTGGGGGAAAAAAATTGAATCAGCAAAAATAG
- a CDS encoding GntR family transcriptional regulator: MKLKTVQSQTLQNQVYEYLHEQIVSGNIPPGQRIVEGKVSQETGVSRSPIREAIRRLNSEGLVSVSPRGGVRVYRATFSDFKYLYECRLSLEPTAAFYAASRMNEKQRKQLSDSVDKMNLMVDKKELEKLKVLSSQFHYLIVEASGNPYLMKMMNQLNSLISFYRNAVLNIPKRIEEGADEHKAIWNAIKNKDGKAAEELMKAHIQRDYQFYVSMYSGVKDEEY, from the coding sequence ATGAAGTTAAAAACAGTACAATCGCAAACTCTTCAAAATCAAGTATATGAATATTTACATGAACAAATTGTAAGCGGGAACATACCACCTGGACAACGAATTGTGGAAGGAAAAGTTTCTCAGGAAACGGGTGTCAGTAGAAGTCCAATCCGAGAAGCGATCCGCAGGTTAAACAGTGAAGGATTAGTATCCGTCAGTCCAAGAGGCGGAGTAAGAGTGTACCGCGCAACCTTTTCAGATTTTAAATATCTTTACGAATGCCGGTTAAGCCTGGAACCTACAGCTGCTTTTTATGCCGCTTCACGTATGAATGAAAAACAGCGTAAACAATTGTCAGATTCAGTTGATAAAATGAACCTCATGGTTGATAAGAAAGAGCTTGAAAAATTAAAGGTCCTAAGCAGCCAATTTCACTACCTGATTGTGGAGGCCAGTGGTAATCCTTATTTGATGAAAATGATGAATCAGTTAAATTCCTTAATTTCTTTTTATCGAAATGCTGTATTGAATATCCCTAAGAGAATAGAAGAGGGTGCCGATGAACATAAAGCGATATGGAATGCTATAAAAAATAAGGATGGGAAAGCTGCAGAGGAGTTAATGAAGGCACATATTCAACGTGATTATCAATTTTATGTTTCCATGTACTCAGGTGTTAAGGATGAGGAATATTAA
- a CDS encoding gamma carbonic anhydrase family protein: protein MIHKYKGHYPNVHPSAYIAPGAQLIGNIELKEDTSVWFNAVLRGDNEKITIGKGSNIQDGTIVHVDPGFPIKVGENVTVGHNVVLHGCTVEDGALIGMGATILNGAVIGEGSLIAAGALVPEGKIIEPAVLVAGVPAKVIRKLTPENIERAKEGASQYIKNGALYKQENISEKEESFR, encoded by the coding sequence ATGATTCATAAATATAAAGGACACTACCCCAATGTACATCCAAGCGCATATATAGCCCCAGGAGCACAGTTAATTGGAAACATAGAACTTAAGGAAGATACGTCCGTTTGGTTCAATGCCGTTTTAAGAGGAGATAATGAGAAAATAACGATAGGAAAAGGATCAAATATTCAAGACGGTACAATAGTTCACGTGGATCCAGGTTTTCCAATTAAAGTCGGTGAAAATGTTACTGTCGGGCATAACGTGGTTCTACATGGCTGTACTGTAGAAGATGGGGCGTTAATTGGTATGGGTGCAACAATTTTAAATGGAGCAGTAATCGGAGAAGGCTCTCTAATCGCTGCGGGAGCACTAGTTCCGGAAGGAAAGATAATTGAACCGGCTGTTTTAGTAGCCGGAGTTCCCGCTAAGGTCATCAGAAAGCTTACACCAGAAAACATAGAGCGGGCAAAAGAGGGAGCATCCCAGTATATCAAAAATGGCGCTCTATATAAGCAAGAGAACATAAGCGAAAAAGAGGAATCATTTAGATAA
- a CDS encoding hydroxymethylglutaryl-CoA lyase — MIFPEKLKIRDVTLRDGLQNEPVFVETDQKINKIKNLIEAGFDRLEVTSFVHPKWVPAMQDADELGQNLPMTRGVEYEALVPNRRGLDRFLNSKIHNALFFLSASTQHNQANLNKSSNESLIEIKDLIEETTKEGRKTIGAISTAFVCPFAGIVPYSEVERIAEFLVNNGVCELGLGDTIGKATPRQVYEYCSRLAEKFPDIPIGLHLHDTYGYGLANVMAGIQAGVHLVDVAQAGLGGCPYAPGSPGNIQASRVVEFLEKQNIKTGLDLEQVKDLDKAFPELLNNARNFKKTV, encoded by the coding sequence ATGATTTTTCCAGAAAAACTTAAAATTCGAGATGTTACATTGAGAGATGGTCTGCAAAATGAACCTGTTTTTGTAGAAACCGATCAAAAGATAAATAAAATTAAAAATTTAATTGAAGCAGGATTTGATCGCTTGGAAGTCACGTCCTTTGTACATCCAAAGTGGGTTCCTGCGATGCAAGATGCGGATGAATTAGGACAAAATCTGCCAATGACTCGTGGAGTAGAATATGAAGCTTTGGTCCCCAATAGACGGGGATTAGACAGGTTCCTAAATTCAAAGATACACAATGCTCTTTTTTTCCTTTCTGCGAGCACACAACATAACCAGGCAAATTTAAATAAGAGTTCTAACGAGTCTTTAATTGAAATAAAAGATTTAATTGAAGAAACCACTAAGGAGGGTAGAAAAACAATTGGTGCAATTTCAACCGCATTTGTTTGTCCGTTTGCTGGGATCGTACCATACTCTGAGGTGGAAAGGATTGCAGAGTTCCTGGTTAATAATGGGGTTTGTGAATTAGGCCTGGGAGATACAATCGGCAAAGCAACACCGAGACAGGTATATGAATACTGTAGCCGTTTAGCAGAGAAATTTCCGGACATTCCTATTGGACTTCATTTGCATGATACATATGGATACGGTTTGGCAAATGTTATGGCTGGGATACAGGCTGGTGTTCATTTAGTTGATGTAGCCCAAGCCGGACTAGGAGGATGTCCATATGCTCCTGGGTCTCCAGGGAATATTCAGGCAAGTCGTGTAGTGGAATTTTTAGAAAAACAGAATATCAAAACAGGTTTGGATCTGGAACAGGTAAAGGACTTAGATAAAGCATTCCCTGAGCTGTTGAATAATGCTAGAAATTTTAAAAAAACTGTATAA
- a CDS encoding YerC/YecD family TrpR-related protein has protein sequence MYRNKLSEKNIKQLFKAILSLQTQEECMAFFDDLCTMNEIKAFTQRLEVARMLQDGFTYEGIEAETGAASATISRVNKLLNYGSNGGYQMSLDRMDNTKIVRVSAVGD, from the coding sequence ATGTACAGAAATAAATTGTCTGAGAAAAACATAAAACAATTATTTAAGGCTATCCTTTCATTACAGACCCAAGAAGAGTGTATGGCTTTTTTTGATGATTTGTGCACAATGAATGAAATAAAAGCTTTTACCCAAAGACTAGAAGTTGCTAGAATGCTTCAGGATGGCTTTACATACGAAGGTATTGAGGCAGAAACTGGTGCCGCATCAGCTACTATATCAAGAGTAAATAAACTATTGAATTATGGGAGTAATGGTGGTTATCAGATGTCGTTAGATCGCATGGATAATACAAAAATTGTAAGAGTTTCGGCAGTTGGGGACTGA
- a CDS encoding amino acid permease: MADNYTKQDPSTQDKLQNTLKNRHVTMIALGGIIGAGLFVGSGAVINSTGPAAVISYTLSGILMLLIMRMIGEMAVAQPSAGSISEYARSGLGNWAGFSVGWLYWYMWVIVAAIEAVAGAGILVNYFPDIPPWILCLVLLVVLTLTNLYSVRSFAETEFWFASIKIFAITFFIVFGAIYTLGLWPGESPGLSNLYTAGGFFPNGIVAALVGSVTVLFSMGGAEIATIAAAESDQPAKYAAKATNQVMYRILFFYIFSVFFIVAIVPWNFEFAGIAIQSPFAIALERLGIPFASSLMQVVVLTAVLSSLNSCLYITSRSLFTLTRLGDAPKFLIKLNKRGVPVRAILAGTVFGYVGVVLNYFFPQTVFLFLINSAGAISLFYYLVLAFAQIRLRRRLEQEAPEKLKLKMWLFPYLSYVAIIWMFVVLIAMAWIPGTRSQLLLSLASFGVILAAYLVRSWYSKRKNGEVTEESEDYVDATVGEWKN; the protein is encoded by the coding sequence ATGGCGGATAATTACACCAAGCAGGATCCATCTACACAGGACAAACTCCAAAACACGTTAAAGAACCGGCACGTAACAATGATAGCACTCGGTGGCATCATCGGAGCAGGGCTCTTCGTTGGAAGCGGTGCGGTCATCAATTCAACAGGGCCGGCGGCTGTTATTAGTTATACTTTGTCAGGAATTCTCATGCTTTTAATCATGCGCATGATAGGTGAAATGGCAGTGGCACAACCATCTGCCGGTTCAATTTCCGAATATGCACGGTCGGGATTAGGGAATTGGGCTGGATTTAGTGTTGGCTGGCTCTATTGGTATATGTGGGTGATCGTGGCTGCAATTGAGGCTGTAGCTGGTGCTGGAATACTTGTGAATTATTTTCCGGATATTCCACCTTGGATATTGTGCTTGGTATTATTAGTGGTGCTTACTTTGACCAACCTTTACTCGGTGCGTTCATTCGCTGAAACTGAGTTTTGGTTCGCATCTATTAAGATATTCGCGATAACCTTCTTCATTGTCTTTGGAGCTATATATACTCTTGGACTATGGCCTGGTGAATCACCCGGTCTCTCGAACCTGTATACAGCAGGCGGCTTCTTTCCAAATGGGATCGTTGCAGCTCTAGTGGGAAGCGTTACTGTACTTTTCTCGATGGGAGGGGCAGAAATTGCCACCATTGCAGCTGCAGAGTCCGATCAGCCTGCAAAATATGCGGCTAAAGCTACCAATCAAGTCATGTATCGAATCTTATTCTTTTATATCTTCTCTGTCTTCTTCATCGTTGCAATCGTGCCATGGAATTTCGAGTTTGCTGGCATTGCTATTCAAAGCCCGTTTGCGATTGCACTAGAACGATTAGGTATCCCTTTCGCTTCTTCGCTAATGCAAGTAGTCGTTCTTACCGCAGTACTCAGTTCCCTTAATTCTTGTCTCTACATTACGTCTAGAAGTTTGTTTACCTTAACCAGACTGGGAGACGCACCAAAATTTCTTATCAAACTTAATAAAAGGGGCGTTCCGGTTAGGGCAATACTGGCAGGGACGGTTTTCGGATACGTAGGCGTTGTTTTAAACTACTTTTTTCCACAGACAGTTTTTTTATTTTTAATCAATTCCGCAGGAGCAATTAGCCTTTTCTACTATTTGGTGCTCGCTTTCGCTCAAATCCGTCTGCGACGAAGGTTAGAACAGGAAGCACCCGAGAAATTAAAGTTGAAAATGTGGTTATTTCCCTATCTGTCTTATGTAGCCATTATCTGGATGTTCGTAGTGCTTATAGCAATGGCATGGATTCCTGGTACACGTTCGCAACTTCTTCTCAGTTTAGCGAGTTTCGGTGTGATTCTTGCAGCCTATTTAGTACGGTCTTGGTACAGTAAACGGAAAAATGGGGAGGTCACTGAAGAGAGTGAGGACTATGTCGATGCTACTGTAGGTGAGTGGAAAAATTAA
- a CDS encoding Rid family hydrolase produces MTGLGEVKNSEIKRFRKFKTDQYYPSTLGKPEHHIVNEFSMAVRAGNRIFLRGQTGFDLDGNFHGIGDVVKQADQACKCVRQLIEEAGGSVNDICKITVYLLNREDRSKVYPVIAEHFKDVYPCSTGLIVSGFAMPEMLMEIDVEVMISEGSNEI; encoded by the coding sequence ATGACAGGACTGGGAGAAGTTAAAAATTCAGAGATTAAGAGATTTAGAAAGTTCAAAACAGATCAGTATTATCCTTCAACGTTGGGAAAGCCGGAGCATCATATTGTAAACGAGTTTAGCATGGCCGTAAGGGCAGGAAATAGAATCTTTTTAAGAGGGCAAACTGGTTTTGATTTAGACGGTAATTTTCATGGGATTGGAGATGTCGTGAAACAAGCGGATCAGGCATGCAAGTGCGTTAGGCAGCTTATTGAAGAAGCGGGCGGTTCAGTCAATGATATTTGTAAGATTACCGTGTACTTGCTTAATCGGGAAGATCGAAGTAAAGTTTATCCCGTAATAGCCGAACATTTTAAAGATGTTTATCCTTGCAGTACCGGCTTGATCGTAAGTGGTTTTGCAATGCCGGAAATGCTGATGGAGATAGATGTTGAAGTTATGATTAGTGAAGGAAGCAATGAAATTTAA
- the hppD gene encoding 4-hydroxyphenylpyruvate dioxygenase: MAEKMVASPKVKKEELFPVKSVHYVEIYTGNAKQAAYYYAKSFGFKLVAYKGLETGSRDRVSYVMEQGAIRLILTGTLSDNTDVAEFIKLHGEGVKDIALLVKDLEKTYAGAIERGGIALREPWVEEDENGKVKKAILGTYGDTIHTLVEPIDYKGVFMPGFESRENTLASQPTGLIGVDHLVGNVEVMEEWTNYYENAFGFTVLKHFDDEDISTEYSALMSKVMMNGTGRIKFPINEPAEGKRKSQIQEYLDYYNGPGVQHLALLTNDIIGTVAALKENGVEFLNTPETYYKELANRVGDIDEDVKRLQELNILVDRDDEGYLLQIFTKPLVDRPTLFIEVIQRKGALGFGDGNFKALFESIEREQELRGNI, from the coding sequence ATGGCCGAAAAAATGGTAGCATCACCTAAAGTAAAAAAAGAAGAATTGTTCCCGGTAAAGAGTGTTCATTACGTAGAAATCTATACAGGAAACGCAAAGCAGGCAGCTTATTACTATGCAAAATCTTTCGGTTTCAAACTTGTAGCATATAAAGGATTAGAAACAGGTTCCCGTGACCGTGTATCTTACGTGATGGAACAGGGCGCTATCCGATTGATTTTAACAGGCACCCTATCAGACAATACTGACGTTGCCGAGTTTATTAAACTTCATGGCGAGGGTGTAAAAGATATTGCCCTCCTCGTAAAAGATCTGGAAAAAACATATGCGGGTGCGATTGAAAGAGGTGGCATCGCTCTTCGGGAACCATGGGTGGAAGAAGATGAAAACGGCAAGGTGAAAAAAGCGATTCTAGGTACATATGGGGATACAATTCATACGCTTGTTGAACCAATCGATTATAAAGGCGTATTTATGCCAGGGTTTGAATCTCGCGAGAACACCCTTGCTTCTCAACCAACCGGCTTAATTGGTGTTGACCACCTTGTCGGCAATGTGGAGGTTATGGAAGAATGGACAAACTATTATGAAAATGCATTCGGTTTTACAGTTCTGAAGCATTTTGATGATGAAGACATTTCGACCGAGTACTCTGCTCTAATGTCAAAAGTCATGATGAATGGAACAGGACGAATAAAGTTCCCAATTAATGAGCCTGCGGAAGGAAAGCGCAAGTCTCAAATTCAAGAATACCTAGATTACTATAATGGACCAGGCGTTCAGCATCTTGCCCTGTTGACAAACGATATCATCGGCACCGTGGCGGCTCTCAAAGAAAATGGTGTGGAATTTTTAAATACCCCTGAGACTTATTATAAAGAACTCGCCAATCGGGTAGGAGATATTGATGAAGATGTGAAACGACTTCAAGAACTTAATATTTTGGTAGATCGTGATGATGAAGGCTACTTGCTACAAATCTTTACTAAACCACTTGTTGATCGTCCGACGCTGTTTATCGAAGTCATTCAGCGTAAAGGTGCACTTGGATTCGGCGATGGAAACTTTAAAGCATTGTTTGAATCGATTGAACGCGAGCAAGAACTTCGCGGAAATATTTGA